Proteins encoded in a region of the Thermocaproicibacter melissae genome:
- the arsD gene encoding arsenite efflux transporter metallochaperone ArsD, with product MKKMKIFEPAMCCPTGLCGVGVDPELLRISTVLDTLKKHGVIVDRFNLNSAPAEFIKNKTINAYINEKGTEGLPVVMVDDEIVITGRYPTNEEFTKLLDLPGDVLGVKSTSVKVKVSKKNSGGCNCKGGCC from the coding sequence ATGAAAAAAATGAAAATATTTGAACCTGCGATGTGCTGCCCAACCGGACTCTGTGGCGTGGGAGTAGACCCTGAACTTTTGCGTATCTCTACAGTGCTTGATACGTTAAAAAAACATGGTGTAATTGTTGATCGCTTCAACCTTAACAGTGCACCTGCTGAATTTATCAAAAATAAGACCATCAATGCCTATATCAATGAAAAAGGAACAGAGGGATTACCGGTAGTTATGGTTGATGATGAGATTGTTATTACTGGCCGCTACCCTACCAATGAAGAGTTCACCAAGCTGCTTGATCTTCCCGGAGATGTGTTGGGAGTGAAGAGCACGTCCGTCAAGGTGAAGGTTTCTAAGAAAAATTCTGGCGGCTGTAATTGCAAGGGAGGTTGCTGTTAA
- the arsB gene encoding ACR3 family arsenite efflux transporter, protein MSREKTQGIGFFEKYLTVWVLLCMAAGILIGKFLPGIPAFLGRFEYANVSIPMAILIWLMIYPMMLKVDFQSIKNVGKNPKGLFVTWITNWLIKPFTMFGIAWLFFFVIFKAFIPSDLAKDYLAGAILLGAAPCTAMVFVWSYLTRGNAAYTVVQVATNDIIILFAFTPIVAFLLGVGGVTIPWDTLILSVVLFVVIPLAGGIITRNTITKKRGPEYFEKSFIPKFGNITTIGLLLTLIIIFSFQGDVILNNPLHIVLIAIPLILQTFLVFFIAYLASKAIKLPHEIAAPAGMIGASNFFELAVAVAISLFGTQSPAALATIVGVLTEVPVMLILVKIANNTRHWFPAERSD, encoded by the coding sequence ATGAGCAGAGAAAAAACACAAGGAATCGGTTTCTTTGAAAAATACTTAACGGTTTGGGTGCTTCTTTGCATGGCAGCAGGTATCCTGATTGGTAAGTTTTTGCCCGGAATCCCGGCATTTTTGGGACGTTTTGAATACGCGAACGTATCAATACCTATGGCGATTCTAATCTGGCTTATGATATATCCGATGATGCTGAAGGTGGATTTTCAAAGCATTAAAAATGTTGGGAAAAATCCTAAGGGGCTTTTTGTTACATGGATAACCAACTGGCTGATAAAGCCTTTTACCATGTTCGGCATCGCGTGGCTGTTTTTCTTCGTCATTTTCAAGGCCTTTATCCCCTCAGACCTTGCGAAAGACTATCTTGCGGGCGCAATACTTCTCGGAGCGGCACCGTGTACAGCAATGGTATTTGTATGGAGTTATTTGACCCGTGGCAACGCGGCTTATACCGTTGTGCAGGTGGCAACAAATGATATTATCATCCTCTTCGCTTTCACACCCATAGTTGCGTTTCTTCTGGGTGTTGGCGGTGTCACCATACCTTGGGACACTCTTATTTTGTCCGTAGTATTGTTTGTTGTTATCCCGCTGGCTGGCGGAATAATCACCCGTAATACCATCACAAAAAAGCGTGGTCCCGAGTATTTTGAAAAGAGTTTCATACCGAAGTTCGGAAATATCACGACCATAGGTCTATTGCTGACATTAATAATAATCTTTTCATTCCAGGGCGATGTAATTCTGAATAATCCACTGCATATTGTTTTGATTGCCATACCGTTGATTCTTCAGACTTTCCTAGTCTTTTTCATTGCATACCTGGCAAGCAAGGCTATAAAACTGCCCCATGAGATAGCAGCGCCTGCCGGTATGATTGGTGCCTCAAACTTTTTTGAACTGGCAGTTGCCGTCGCGATTTCATTATTTGGAACACAAAGTCCGGCTGCACTTGCCACCATTGTAGGGGTTCTGACGGAAGTACCTGTTATGTTGATATTAGTGAAGATAGCGAATAATACAAGGCACTGGTTCCCTGCGGAAAGGAGTGATTAA